The proteins below come from a single Terriglobia bacterium genomic window:
- a CDS encoding RNA chaperone Hfq gives MEEVRRRQAEGKLKLSEKATSSPVRGQHAPDLTNAEYQYLSELVQTKALVVVKLMNGETVEGWIEYIDRNFIRLTREGRPNLFIYKHDIKYLEEVKKARADTRQ, from the coding sequence ATGGAAGAAGTGCGCCGCCGCCAGGCGGAGGGAAAGCTCAAATTGAGCGAAAAGGCGACCTCCAGCCCGGTGCGAGGCCAGCATGCCCCCGACCTGACCAACGCGGAATATCAGTACCTTTCCGAATTAGTTCAAACCAAGGCGCTCGTGGTGGTGAAACTCATGAACGGTGAAACGGTGGAGGGGTGGATTGAGTACATCGACCGGAATTTCATCCGTCTGACACGGGAAGGCCGGCCCAATCTTTTCATCTACAAGCACGATATCAAGTATCTGGAGGAAGTGAAGAAGGCCAGAGCGGATACCCGCCAGTAA